One genomic segment of Bradyrhizobium prioriisuperbiae includes these proteins:
- a CDS encoding CsbD family protein, whose product MGSTTDKIKGAANEAIGKAKQGIGEAIDSPKLQSEGALQEAKGHGQKAVGDAKAAAKDAADKVAEVANKKL is encoded by the coding sequence ATGGGAAGCACCACCGACAAGATCAAAGGCGCCGCCAACGAAGCCATCGGCAAGGCCAAACAGGGAATTGGCGAAGCCATCGACTCGCCGAAGCTGCAGAGCGAAGGCGCCCTGCAGGAAGCCAAGGGCCATGGCCAGAAGGCCGTCGGCGACGCCAAGGCCGCGGCCAAGGATGCTGCCGACAAGGTGGCCGAGGTCGCGAACAAGAAGCTCTGA
- a CDS encoding cupin domain-containing protein, whose product MSGHDHDHSHSHDHSHPHSHDHGHGDAERWKHDGIRVIPGNQLDPNVPSTAGMDRKAAINFARVGAQKLWAGTVTIKPDAKTGAHHHGHLESIIYVVRGKARMRWGENLQFTAEANPGDFIFVPPYVPHQEINASPDEPLECVLVRSDGEAVAINLDIEPVEKPETVLWVDPVHPDTSGKK is encoded by the coding sequence ATGAGCGGACACGATCACGATCATTCGCATTCGCACGACCACTCGCATCCTCACAGCCATGATCATGGTCACGGCGATGCGGAGCGCTGGAAGCACGATGGCATCCGGGTGATCCCAGGCAATCAGCTGGATCCGAATGTGCCGTCCACCGCCGGCATGGATCGCAAGGCAGCGATCAATTTTGCCCGTGTCGGCGCCCAGAAGCTGTGGGCCGGAACGGTGACCATCAAGCCCGACGCCAAGACCGGGGCGCACCACCACGGCCATCTCGAAAGCATCATCTATGTGGTGCGCGGCAAGGCGCGGATGCGTTGGGGCGAGAACCTGCAATTCACCGCGGAAGCCAATCCCGGCGATTTCATCTTCGTGCCGCCCTATGTGCCGCATCAGGAAATCAACGCCAGCCCGGACGAGCCGCTGGAATGCGTGCTGGTGCGCAGCGACGGCGAGGCGGTGGCGATCAATCTCGACATCGAGCCGGTGGAAAAGCCGGAGACCGTGCTGTGGGTGGACCCGGTTCACCCGGATACGTCGGGAAAGAAATAA
- a CDS encoding LysR family transcriptional regulator — protein MDVSVRQLRSFVAVAKLKSFTQAAALLHVAQPTLTVQIKGLEDTLRLRLFDRTPRSVELTRMGRELLPVLERILQDLDSVLLDVQDVALERRGVVRIAALPSFAAGALPGAIKQFRDIHPGVSFALKDVIASRVLAMVRSEEVDLGFTGGDTSFADIETVFSARDEMTVVYPQGHPIGEVARITASVLADYPLVLMDSGTSVRAVTDAAFNKAGLIPGPASEATYMMTAIGMVRAGIGLTILPASAREIAAEPSLRSRRINDPNFSRPVALIKKAGRTLPPLTQAFADFLAKHRKQLLTKDGVR, from the coding sequence ATGGATGTAAGCGTCAGGCAGTTGCGCTCCTTTGTTGCGGTGGCGAAGCTGAAAAGCTTCACCCAGGCCGCCGCCTTGCTGCACGTGGCCCAGCCGACGCTGACGGTGCAAATCAAAGGCCTCGAAGACACATTGCGGCTGCGGCTGTTCGACCGCACCCCGCGTTCGGTCGAACTGACGCGGATGGGACGCGAACTGCTGCCGGTGCTGGAGCGCATCCTGCAGGATCTGGACTCCGTGCTGCTTGACGTACAGGACGTGGCGCTGGAACGGCGCGGCGTGGTGCGCATCGCCGCGCTGCCGTCGTTCGCCGCCGGCGCCCTGCCCGGCGCCATCAAGCAGTTCCGCGACATCCATCCCGGCGTCTCGTTCGCGCTCAAGGACGTGATCGCGAGCCGGGTGCTGGCGATGGTGCGTTCGGAAGAGGTCGACCTCGGCTTCACCGGCGGCGACACATCGTTCGCCGACATCGAAACCGTGTTCAGTGCGCGCGACGAGATGACTGTGGTGTATCCGCAGGGACACCCGATCGGCGAGGTGGCGCGCATCACCGCAAGCGTGCTGGCCGACTATCCCCTGGTGCTGATGGATTCCGGCACCAGTGTGCGCGCCGTGACCGATGCCGCGTTCAACAAGGCGGGACTGATTCCCGGCCCGGCTTCGGAAGCCACCTACATGATGACGGCGATCGGCATGGTGCGCGCCGGCATCGGCCTGACCATTCTGCCGGCCTCAGCCCGGGAAATCGCGGCGGAACCGTCCCTGCGGAGCCGGCGCATCAACGATCCGAATTTTTCGCGGCCCGTTGCCCTGATCAAGAAGGCTGGCCGCACGCTGCCGCCGCTGACCCAGGCGTTCGCCGATTTCCTTGCGAAACATCGCAAGCAGCTGCTGACAAAGGACGGCGTGCGTTAG
- a CDS encoding citrate:proton symporter translates to MLALLGVVTIALLLLVIMTKRMSPLIALILIPLAACLVGGFGWDTSKFIVSGLQSLAPVVGMFVFAILFFGVVTDAGMLDPIIDRILRTVGTRPTRIVMGTTLLALLIHLDGSGAVTFLITIPAMLPLYDRLGIDKRILACAASMAAGVNFLPWTGPMIRASASLKLPIPEIFNPLVPVQIVGIIFIFAVSYWLGRREEKRLGLVGGAGIDLMAQRQLTDAERELRRPQNFWINIVLTVVVLGTMVALGDKLTPAIVFMVGTCLALLINYRDVDMQRKRVDAHARAALLMASILLAAGVFTGIMQGSGMLKAMAQTAVGFVPVAAAKYMPVALGLVSMPLSLLFDPDSFYFGVLPVIAEVGGQLGVPKVQLAQGALLGQMTTGFPVSPLTPATFLVVGLTGIDLADHQKFTIPFLFAASVVMTFACVLLGLFPL, encoded by the coding sequence ATGCTGGCATTGCTCGGCGTCGTCACCATCGCTCTGCTGCTGCTGGTCATCATGACCAAGCGGATGTCGCCGCTGATCGCACTGATCCTGATTCCTCTTGCCGCATGCCTGGTTGGCGGCTTTGGTTGGGACACCAGCAAATTTATTGTCAGCGGCCTGCAGAGCCTCGCGCCTGTGGTCGGCATGTTCGTGTTCGCCATCCTGTTCTTCGGCGTGGTCACCGACGCCGGCATGCTCGATCCGATCATCGATCGCATCCTGCGCACCGTCGGCACCCGTCCGACCCGCATCGTGATGGGAACCACGCTGCTGGCGCTGCTGATCCATCTCGACGGCTCCGGCGCGGTCACCTTCCTGATCACCATTCCGGCGATGCTGCCGCTGTACGATCGGCTCGGCATCGACAAACGTATTCTGGCCTGCGCCGCCTCGATGGCGGCGGGCGTCAACTTCCTGCCGTGGACCGGGCCGATGATCCGCGCTTCGGCCTCGCTGAAGCTGCCGATCCCCGAGATCTTCAATCCGCTGGTGCCGGTGCAGATTGTCGGGATCATCTTCATTTTCGCGGTGTCCTACTGGCTGGGCCGCCGCGAGGAAAAGCGGCTCGGTCTTGTCGGCGGCGCCGGCATCGATCTGATGGCGCAGCGACAGCTGACCGATGCAGAGCGCGAGTTGCGCCGTCCGCAGAACTTCTGGATCAATATCGTGCTCACCGTGGTGGTGCTCGGCACCATGGTGGCACTCGGTGACAAGCTGACCCCGGCCATCGTGTTCATGGTCGGCACGTGTCTGGCGCTGCTGATCAACTATCGCGATGTCGACATGCAGCGAAAGCGCGTCGATGCCCATGCCCGCGCGGCGCTTTTGATGGCGTCGATCCTGCTCGCAGCCGGTGTGTTTACCGGCATCATGCAGGGCTCGGGCATGCTCAAGGCAATGGCGCAGACCGCGGTCGGCTTCGTGCCGGTGGCAGCCGCCAAGTATATGCCGGTGGCGCTTGGTCTCGTGTCCATGCCGCTCAGCCTGCTGTTCGACCCGGACTCGTTCTATTTCGGTGTGCTGCCTGTGATCGCCGAGGTCGGCGGTCAGCTCGGCGTGCCGAAGGTGCAACTCGCGCAGGGTGCGTTGCTGGGCCAGATGACCACGGGCTTTCCGGTCAGTCCGCTGACGCCTGCGACGTTCCTGGTGGTCGGCCTGACCGGCATCGATCTGGCGGATCATCAGAAGTTCACCATCCCCTTTCTGTTCGCCGCGTCGGTCGTCATGACCTTCGCATGTGTGCTATTGGGCCTGTTCCCCCTCTGA
- a CDS encoding acyclic terpene utilization AtuA family protein yields the protein MKTIRLGAGAGYAGDRIEPAVELAEHGDIQYLVFECLAERTIALAQQAKLKDPAGGFDPLLRERMKAVLGICKAKGIKVITNMGAANPLAAAQATREIARSLDLQGLKIAAVTGDDVLPAIRAGDYRIEETGGAVNDFGNRIVSANAYLGAGPIRDALAGGADVVITGRVADPALFLGPLLHEFGWALDDWAALGRGTVAGHLLECAGQITGGYFADPGVKDVAGLGRLGFPIGEIGADGSIVITKVDGSGGQVTLATCREQLLYEIHDPTRYFQPDVVADFSDVSMQQVGPDRIKVEGGRGAAKTGLLKTSIGYLDSYVGEGQISYAGPGAVGRGKLALEIVRERLALTGVAMTETRFELIGIDSLHGDRLSAGSEPYEVRVRVTGRTDSMANAVRIGNEVETLYTNGPAGGGGVAKSAREVIGVVSALLPENLVSPSVQMWEA from the coding sequence ATGAAGACCATCAGGCTGGGCGCCGGTGCCGGATACGCCGGCGACCGGATCGAACCCGCGGTCGAACTCGCCGAGCATGGCGACATCCAGTACCTGGTGTTCGAATGTCTGGCCGAGCGCACCATTGCGCTGGCACAGCAGGCCAAGTTGAAGGATCCCGCCGGCGGCTTCGATCCGCTGCTGCGCGAACGCATGAAAGCGGTGCTCGGCATCTGCAAGGCCAAGGGGATCAAGGTCATCACCAATATGGGCGCGGCGAATCCGCTGGCGGCGGCGCAGGCGACACGTGAAATCGCGCGATCGCTCGACCTGCAGGGCCTGAAGATCGCGGCGGTGACAGGCGATGACGTGCTGCCAGCGATCCGGGCCGGCGACTATCGGATTGAGGAGACCGGCGGGGCGGTCAACGATTTCGGCAACCGCATCGTTTCGGCCAATGCCTATCTTGGCGCCGGTCCGATCCGTGATGCGCTGGCGGGCGGCGCCGACGTCGTGATCACTGGGCGGGTGGCCGACCCCGCGCTGTTCCTCGGGCCGCTGCTGCATGAATTCGGCTGGGCCCTGGACGACTGGGCGGCGCTGGGACGCGGCACGGTCGCCGGTCATCTCTTGGAATGCGCTGGCCAGATCACCGGTGGTTATTTCGCCGATCCCGGCGTGAAGGATGTCGCGGGCCTCGGCCGGCTCGGATTTCCGATCGGCGAGATCGGCGCCGACGGCAGCATCGTCATTACAAAGGTCGATGGCTCCGGCGGGCAGGTAACGCTTGCCACCTGCAGGGAGCAGTTGCTGTACGAGATTCACGATCCGACAAGATATTTCCAGCCGGATGTGGTGGCGGATTTCTCCGACGTGTCGATGCAGCAGGTCGGGCCGGATCGCATCAAGGTCGAGGGCGGGCGTGGCGCTGCGAAAACCGGCCTGCTCAAGACCTCGATCGGTTATCTCGATTCCTATGTCGGCGAGGGCCAGATTTCCTATGCCGGCCCCGGCGCGGTCGGGCGCGGCAAGCTGGCGCTGGAGATCGTGCGCGAACGCCTGGCGCTCACCGGCGTCGCAATGACGGAAACGCGGTTCGAGCTGATCGGCATCGACTCGCTGCACGGCGACAGACTGTCGGCGGGATCGGAACCCTATGAAGTGCGGGTGCGGGTCACCGGGCGCACCGACAGCATGGCCAACGCGGTGCGGATCGGCAACGAGGTCGAGACGCTCTACACCAATGGTCCTGCCGGCGGCGGCGGTGTGGCCAAATCGGCTCGGGAGGTGATCGGCGTCGTCTCGGCCTTGCTGCCTGAGAACCTTGTCTCGCCGTCCGTGCAGATGTGGGAGGCGTGA
- a CDS encoding AtuA-related protein gives MKLRDIAHSRTGDKGNTSNISLIAYDDRHYQLLVQHVTAERVKAHFAGIVKGEVLRYELPKLAALNFVLQDALAGGVTQSLALDAHGKSLSSALLDLEIPDLLTIT, from the coding sequence ATGAAGCTTCGCGACATCGCGCATTCGCGCACCGGGGACAAGGGCAACACCTCCAACATCAGCCTGATCGCCTATGACGACAGGCATTACCAGCTGCTTGTGCAGCATGTTACCGCGGAGCGGGTCAAGGCGCACTTTGCCGGCATCGTGAAGGGCGAGGTGTTGCGTTACGAGCTGCCGAAGCTCGCGGCACTGAATTTCGTGCTGCAGGACGCGCTCGCCGGTGGCGTCACGCAATCGCTGGCGCTCGATGCCCACGGCAAGAGCCTGAGCTCGGCGCTGCTCGATCTCGAAATTCCGGACCTGTTGACGATCACCTAG
- a CDS encoding 3-hydroxybutyrate oligomer hydrolase family protein, translating to MTIRSIGFALLMSCVVLMSPASAGDPLMPPWLKLGPHAVYDGRTDDLVTGGLGIEAMLAAPPAALYKDALNPTAAELRRAALFLRGSDGQGFSRLFGPNVRSTTGELLPDHGKIAGEEYLAYADDGDGKQNVAMLLQIPADLARERRCLVAIPVNGSASLFRDVVDFGFWGLRHGCAVVYTDKGHGDGFHNLEVDSVGTLDGRQAFAKAAGNDAHFRADLDDAARLRFLVDWPHRIAFKAAHSKQNPEKDWGLNLLRAIEFAFVQIGGRDPGFTRANTMVLATGSSNGGGATLYAAEKDAEHLIDGVVVREPQVQLRPDDRVSVTRGAVTRQGSGRTLLDYFSFGNLYQPCAVLAVPDVPLRERIEFAANRCVSLRDKGLLTSDTLEAQANEALQRMHAYGWDAETDIGHAFGYFVAPDATATKYANDHGRFDVRDRLCGYSYAAVDKDGRPMAVPAAQIAQNFAIAPGGAPAGSIDVINDNDPTGPRRNWLSASRSTGRQDYNLDGAICIRGLIEEHSPEAERVQAGIREFIATGALGGKPTIIVHGRSDDRVPVSFSSRPYVGLNSLVDGAASQLRYIEVTNAEHFGTDLPGFDTRMVPLTLYHLRALDLMWDHLTAGRPLPASQVVRTTPRGGEAGRAPPLQLSNVPPIVLEPAPSDAITVQGGHVRLPD from the coding sequence ATGACGATCAGATCGATTGGCTTCGCGCTGCTCATGAGCTGCGTGGTATTGATGTCGCCCGCGTCTGCTGGCGATCCGCTGATGCCGCCGTGGCTCAAGCTCGGTCCGCATGCGGTATACGATGGCCGGACCGACGACCTCGTCACCGGCGGCCTTGGTATCGAAGCCATGTTGGCAGCGCCTCCCGCGGCGCTGTACAAGGATGCGCTGAATCCGACGGCCGCTGAATTGCGGCGCGCGGCTCTGTTTCTCCGGGGCAGTGACGGCCAGGGATTCAGCCGGCTGTTCGGTCCCAATGTTCGGTCCACCACTGGCGAATTGCTGCCCGATCACGGCAAGATCGCTGGTGAAGAGTATCTAGCCTATGCCGATGACGGCGACGGCAAGCAGAATGTTGCGATGCTGCTGCAGATCCCGGCTGATCTTGCGCGCGAGCGTCGCTGCCTCGTGGCCATTCCGGTAAACGGCTCGGCTAGTCTGTTCCGGGACGTGGTGGATTTCGGCTTCTGGGGCCTGCGTCATGGCTGTGCGGTGGTCTACACCGACAAGGGCCACGGCGATGGATTCCACAATCTTGAGGTTGACAGCGTCGGCACCCTCGACGGGCGTCAGGCGTTTGCCAAAGCTGCTGGCAACGACGCCCATTTTCGGGCCGACCTGGACGATGCCGCGCGATTGCGCTTCCTCGTGGACTGGCCGCACCGCATCGCTTTCAAGGCGGCGCATTCCAAACAGAACCCCGAAAAGGACTGGGGCCTGAATCTGCTGCGCGCCATCGAGTTCGCTTTTGTGCAGATCGGCGGCCGCGATCCGGGATTCACACGCGCCAATACCATGGTTCTCGCCACCGGCAGCTCGAATGGCGGCGGCGCCACGCTTTATGCCGCTGAAAAAGATGCCGAGCATCTGATCGACGGGGTGGTGGTGCGTGAACCACAGGTTCAACTGCGGCCGGATGATCGCGTGAGCGTGACCCGGGGCGCCGTGACGCGCCAGGGCAGCGGCCGCACCCTGCTCGACTACTTCTCGTTCGGCAATCTCTATCAGCCGTGCGCCGTCCTTGCCGTTCCCGACGTGCCGTTGCGGGAGCGGATCGAGTTCGCCGCCAATCGGTGTGTCTCGCTGCGGGACAAGGGGTTGCTGACCTCAGACACGCTGGAGGCACAGGCGAACGAGGCGCTGCAGCGCATGCATGCCTACGGCTGGGATGCCGAGACCGACATCGGTCACGCCTTCGGTTATTTCGTCGCGCCCGATGCGACGGCGACCAAATACGCCAACGACCACGGCCGCTTTGACGTGCGCGACCGTCTCTGCGGCTACAGCTATGCGGCCGTCGACAAGGACGGCCGTCCGATGGCGGTGCCGGCGGCACAGATCGCGCAGAATTTCGCGATCGCGCCCGGTGGCGCGCCGGCGGGAAGCATCGACGTCATCAACGACAACGATCCCACCGGCCCGCGTCGCAACTGGCTGTCCGCGTCGCGGAGCACCGGCCGCCAGGACTATAATCTGGATGGCGCGATCTGCATTCGCGGCCTGATCGAGGAGCATTCGCCCGAAGCCGAGCGGGTGCAGGCCGGTATCCGCGAATTCATCGCGACCGGGGCGCTCGGCGGCAAGCCCACCATCATCGTTCATGGCCGCAGCGACGACCGCGTGCCAGTGAGCTTTTCCTCGCGGCCCTATGTCGGTTTGAATTCGCTGGTGGACGGCGCCGCGTCGCAGCTGCGCTACATCGAAGTGACCAACGCCGAACACTTCGGCACCGACCTGCCGGGTTTCGATACCCGCATGGTGCCGTTGACACTTTATCACCTGCGTGCGCTGGACTTGATGTGGGATCATCTCACGGCTGGCCGGCCGCTGCCGGCAAGCCAGGTCGTCCGCACCACGCCGCGCGGCGGCGAAGCGGGGCGCGCGCCGCCGCTGCAGCTCTCCAACGTGCCGCCGATTGTGCTTGAGCCGGCACCAAGTGATGCGATCACGGTGCAGGGCGGTCACGTGCGGCTTCCGGATTGA
- a CDS encoding alkyl/aryl-sulfatase: protein MATHRTPCHATRLAVVALIAALAAAAPALAQSPGLPQSKGAEPATQKANSDIVATLPLADTTAFDDAKRGLIATLPDDTIAGSGPQPAYSLKPYGFLDKTDPPPTVNPSLWRLARLNLVHGLFKVVDRVYQIRGYDISNMSIIEGDSGLIVIDPLLTAETARAGLNLYLQHRPPKPVVAVIYTHSHADHFGGVKGVISEDDVHAGKVQVIAPDRFMDFAVSENIIAGNAMTRRAQYQFGNFLPRGERGQVDAGLGKGLARGTLTLMAPTLSIKQAYETHRIDGVDIDFHLVPETEAPSEMVMYFPQFRVIDAAEIATQTMHQLYTIRGAEVRDGRAWSRYLSDILERWGDKADALIAQHHWPTWGEGRITDYLKKQRDLYKFIHDQSVRLLNHGYTPTEIAEALKLPPSLAATWSVRGYYGTLSHNSKAVYQKYLGWYDGNPAHLAPLPRADSARKTIAYMGGADAVLAKAREDFKAGEYRWVASVMSDLVFSDPQNKAARELEADALEQLGYQAEAGTWRNAYLTGAMELRTGIPQMPNNAPNAEVLKALSLNLLFDFMGVRVNAGKAEGKTIVLNWDFTDVGEKIVLNLENSALTQRAGIQAPDADASVTLTRATFDQIIMKQRSFAAAMLTGDVKVSGNPLKLREFMDTLDEFSPSFPIMEPVAQVR from the coding sequence ATGGCGACCCATCGCACCCCATGTCACGCCACTCGCCTTGCTGTGGTGGCCCTGATCGCTGCGCTGGCTGCTGCAGCACCCGCACTGGCGCAATCTCCCGGCCTCCCGCAATCGAAGGGGGCCGAGCCGGCGACACAAAAAGCCAACAGCGACATCGTGGCGACGCTGCCGCTGGCTGATACCACAGCCTTCGACGACGCCAAGCGCGGCCTGATCGCAACGCTACCCGACGACACCATCGCCGGATCCGGTCCGCAGCCGGCTTACTCCCTCAAGCCCTATGGCTTTCTCGACAAAACCGATCCGCCGCCGACGGTGAATCCCAGCCTGTGGCGGCTGGCGCGGCTCAATCTGGTGCACGGCCTCTTCAAGGTGGTCGACCGCGTCTACCAGATCCGCGGCTACGACATCTCCAACATGTCCATCATCGAGGGCGACAGTGGATTGATCGTGATCGATCCTCTGCTGACTGCGGAGACCGCGCGCGCCGGCCTCAATCTTTACCTGCAGCATCGACCGCCCAAGCCCGTCGTCGCCGTCATCTACACCCACAGCCACGCCGATCATTTCGGCGGCGTCAAGGGCGTGATCAGTGAGGACGATGTGCACGCTGGCAAGGTGCAGGTGATCGCGCCGGATCGTTTCATGGATTTCGCGGTGTCCGAGAACATCATCGCCGGCAACGCCATGACCCGGCGGGCGCAATACCAGTTCGGCAATTTCCTGCCGCGCGGCGAGCGCGGCCAGGTCGACGCCGGCCTCGGCAAGGGACTGGCGCGGGGTACGCTGACCCTGATGGCGCCGACCTTGTCGATCAAGCAGGCCTACGAGACCCATCGCATCGATGGCGTCGACATCGATTTCCATCTGGTGCCGGAGACCGAGGCGCCGTCCGAGATGGTGATGTACTTCCCGCAATTCCGCGTCATCGATGCCGCGGAAATCGCCACCCAGACCATGCACCAGCTCTACACCATCCGTGGCGCCGAGGTGCGCGACGGCCGCGCCTGGTCGCGTTACCTCAGCGACATTCTGGAGCGCTGGGGCGACAAGGCGGATGCGCTGATCGCCCAGCATCACTGGCCGACCTGGGGCGAAGGCCGCATCACGGATTACTTGAAAAAACAGCGCGACCTCTACAAATTCATCCACGATCAGTCGGTGCGGCTGCTCAACCACGGTTATACGCCAACCGAAATCGCCGAAGCCTTGAAGCTGCCGCCGAGCCTCGCCGCGACCTGGTCGGTGCGCGGATATTACGGCACGCTGAGCCACAATTCCAAGGCGGTGTATCAGAAATACCTCGGCTGGTACGACGGCAACCCCGCGCATCTCGCGCCGCTGCCGCGCGCGGACAGCGCCCGCAAGACCATCGCCTATATGGGCGGCGCCGATGCCGTGCTCGCGAAAGCGCGGGAAGATTTCAAGGCCGGTGAATATCGCTGGGTGGCGAGCGTGATGAGCGACCTGGTGTTCAGCGATCCGCAGAACAAAGCGGCGCGCGAGCTGGAGGCCGACGCACTGGAGCAGCTCGGTTACCAGGCCGAGGCCGGCACCTGGCGCAATGCCTATCTCACCGGTGCCATGGAATTGCGCACGGGCATTCCGCAAATGCCGAACAACGCACCAAACGCCGAGGTACTGAAAGCGCTCTCGCTCAACCTCTTGTTCGACTTCATGGGCGTGCGCGTCAACGCCGGCAAGGCCGAGGGCAAGACCATCGTGCTGAACTGGGATTTCACCGATGTCGGTGAAAAGATCGTGCTCAACCTGGAGAATTCAGCCCTGACACAGCGCGCCGGCATCCAAGCGCCGGATGCGGATGCCAGCGTCACGCTGACACGCGCGACCTTCGACCAGATCATCATGAAGCAGCGCAGCTTCGCCGCCGCCATGCTCACCGGCGACGTCAAGGTTTCGGGCAATCCGCTGAAACTGCGGGAGTTCATGGACACACTCGATGAGTTCTCGCCGTCATTCCCGATCATGGAGCCGGTGGCGCAGGTGCGATAA
- a CDS encoding thiamine pyrophosphate-dependent enzyme has product MAVRSGGEAIVDGLLAHGVDTVFGLPGAQIYGLFDAFKLAEPKLKVIGARHEQACGYMAFGYARSSGKPGVFSVVPGPGVLNASAAMLTAFGCNEPVLCLTGQVPTQFLGKGRGHLHEMPDQLATLRSILKWAERMEHPGAAPATVARAFQEMMSGRRGPVSIEMPWDIFTQRAATTPLAPLAPLPSPEPDPDRVKAAAALISGSKAPMIFVGAGAIEAADEILELAELIDAPVVAFRSGRGIVSNAHELGLTMAAAYRLWPHTDLMIGIGTRLELPSWRWPYRPAGQKSVRIDIDASEMRRFTPDAAIVSDARDGTRALLTAVRKQGYSKTNGRRGVIREATSAAQQQIQSVQPQMGYLNVLRDVLPENGIVTDELSQVGFASWYGLPIYKPRTFISSGYQGTLGSGFPTALGAKVANPDKPVVAITGDGGFMFGVQELATAVQYKIGVVTLVFDNNAYGNVRRDQKTVFDGRVVAADLVNPDFVKLADSFGVGAARVSSPEAFRPALEKALADGGPQLIAIDVPQDSESSPWTFIHPAKPS; this is encoded by the coding sequence ATGGCGGTACGTTCGGGCGGTGAGGCAATCGTCGACGGTTTGCTGGCGCATGGCGTCGACACGGTGTTCGGCCTGCCGGGCGCGCAAATCTACGGCCTGTTCGACGCCTTCAAGCTGGCGGAGCCGAAACTCAAAGTCATCGGCGCACGGCATGAGCAGGCCTGCGGCTACATGGCGTTCGGTTATGCCCGCTCCAGCGGCAAGCCCGGTGTGTTCAGCGTGGTGCCCGGCCCCGGCGTGCTCAACGCCAGTGCTGCCATGCTGACCGCGTTCGGCTGCAACGAACCGGTGCTGTGCCTGACCGGCCAGGTGCCGACGCAGTTCCTCGGCAAGGGCCGCGGCCATCTGCACGAGATGCCGGACCAACTCGCGACCCTGCGCAGCATCCTGAAATGGGCGGAGCGCATGGAGCACCCGGGAGCTGCGCCCGCGACGGTGGCGCGCGCATTCCAGGAGATGATGTCGGGACGGCGCGGACCGGTGTCGATCGAGATGCCGTGGGACATCTTCACCCAGCGCGCCGCGACCACGCCGCTCGCCCCGCTGGCGCCATTGCCGTCGCCGGAACCGGATCCCGACCGCGTCAAAGCCGCGGCTGCGCTGATCTCCGGCAGCAAGGCGCCGATGATCTTTGTCGGCGCCGGCGCGATCGAGGCAGCGGACGAGATTCTGGAGCTGGCCGAACTGATTGACGCGCCAGTGGTGGCCTTCCGCAGTGGCCGCGGCATTGTCAGCAACGCCCATGAACTGGGACTGACCATGGCTGCCGCCTACCGGCTTTGGCCGCACACCGATCTGATGATCGGCATCGGCACGCGGCTGGAATTGCCGTCGTGGCGCTGGCCCTATCGACCGGCCGGACAGAAGTCCGTCCGCATCGACATCGACGCTTCGGAAATGCGTCGCTTCACCCCGGACGCCGCGATCGTCTCCGATGCGCGTGACGGCACCCGGGCTTTGCTTACTGCCGTCCGCAAGCAGGGCTACAGCAAGACCAACGGCCGTCGCGGTGTTATCCGCGAAGCGACATCGGCGGCGCAGCAGCAGATCCAGTCGGTGCAGCCGCAGATGGGGTATCTCAATGTGCTGCGCGACGTGCTGCCGGAGAACGGCATCGTCACCGACGAGCTGTCGCAGGTCGGCTTTGCCTCCTGGTACGGCCTGCCGATCTACAAGCCGCGCACCTTCATTTCCTCGGGCTATCAGGGCACCCTCGGCTCCGGCTTCCCGACCGCGCTTGGCGCCAAAGTCGCCAACCCTGACAAACCGGTGGTGGCAATCACCGGCGATGGCGGCTTCATGTTCGGCGTGCAGGAACTCGCCACCGCCGTGCAGTACAAGATCGGCGTGGTGACGCTGGTGTTCGACAACAACGCCTATGGCAATGTGCGCCGCGACCAGAAGACCGTGTTCGACGGCCGTGTGGTGGCCGCCGATCTGGTCAATCCGGATTTCGTCAAGCTTGCCGATTCGTTTGGCGTCGGCGCGGCGCGGGTGTCGTCACCGGAGGCCTTCCGGCCGGCACTGGAGAAGGCATTGGCAGACGGCGGTCCCCAGCTTATCGCCATCGATGTGCCGCAGGACTCCGAGAGCAGCCCCTGGACCTTCATCCATCCCGCCAAGCCGTCTTAA